Proteins from one Embleya scabrispora genomic window:
- a CDS encoding DUF2510 domain-containing protein produces MTASIPPGWYEDPSAPGSERWWDGTQWTASTRARAQGEIPPPPSSAPPGPPHAGYPQGGYPGGYQPIGPPPGAARPGRGRAIGLSVLALVVVGGLIAALIVLLGGDDDGGTTVATDGTLTDPTTGLTVPRFKDWVAPDPQSPADQAVEGPCPSRSATRNGGSDVETRFQAERKCYVAGVTVTARKAGSMAELVADLKKDVSGGSKGGIKLEDLELDKAITVDGHPGYVLRGRVSGKPEDLGMNADSAWAQAVVIDEKNERGRYPCVLSRMAITAGAPDKATLDTVLKGIRVGKPQPSESAS; encoded by the coding sequence GTGACTGCCTCGATTCCTCCCGGCTGGTACGAAGACCCGTCGGCTCCCGGCTCCGAGCGATGGTGGGACGGGACGCAGTGGACCGCCTCCACCCGGGCCCGCGCGCAGGGCGAGATTCCGCCGCCGCCGAGCAGCGCCCCGCCCGGTCCGCCGCACGCCGGCTACCCCCAGGGGGGATACCCGGGCGGCTACCAGCCGATCGGGCCGCCACCCGGCGCCGCCCGGCCCGGTCGTGGCAGAGCGATCGGGCTGAGCGTGCTGGCGCTGGTCGTGGTGGGCGGATTGATCGCCGCGCTGATCGTGCTCCTGGGCGGGGACGACGACGGCGGCACGACGGTGGCCACGGACGGCACGCTCACCGACCCCACCACCGGGCTGACCGTGCCCAGGTTCAAGGACTGGGTCGCTCCCGACCCCCAATCCCCGGCGGACCAGGCGGTGGAAGGCCCCTGCCCGAGCAGGTCGGCGACGCGCAACGGCGGATCCGACGTCGAGACCCGGTTCCAGGCGGAGCGCAAGTGCTACGTGGCGGGGGTGACGGTGACCGCGCGCAAGGCCGGCTCCATGGCCGAGCTGGTCGCCGATCTGAAGAAGGACGTGAGCGGCGGCAGCAAGGGCGGGATCAAGCTGGAGGACCTGGAACTGGACAAGGCGATCACGGTGGACGGCCACCCGGGTTACGTCCTGCGCGGCCGGGTCTCGGGCAAGCCCGAGGACCTGGGCATGAACGCGGACTCCGCCTGGGCGCAGGCGGTGGTGATCGACGAGAAGAACGAGCGCGGCAGATACCCGTGCGTGCTGTCGAGGATGGCGATCACCGCCGGGGCTCCGGACAAGGCGACGCTGGACACCGTCCTGAAGGGCATCCGGGTCGGCAAGCCGCAGCCCTCGGAGAGCGCGTCCTGA
- a CDS encoding ribonuclease HII, whose amino-acid sequence MAAPTYDVERELIARGARVVAGVDEVGRGAWAGPVVVAAAITDLSVPPAGLTDSKLLTARRREEVAAAVDSWVRAYAFGAAEPEEIDTLGMTAALRLAAERALAALPIRPDTIVLDGKHDFLGAPWAVRCVIKGDQSCVGVAAASVLAKVHRDAMMAGLGETYPEYGFAGNAGYPAPVHRAALAEFGPTPHHRMSWAYWDDLPAWRHLKRPRVEPVVDGQLGLDLG is encoded by the coding sequence ATCGCGGCGCCTACCTACGACGTCGAGCGGGAGTTGATCGCTCGGGGCGCGCGTGTGGTGGCGGGCGTGGACGAGGTCGGGCGTGGTGCGTGGGCCGGGCCGGTGGTGGTCGCCGCGGCGATCACCGACCTGTCCGTACCGCCCGCAGGGCTCACCGACTCGAAGTTGCTCACCGCGCGGCGTCGCGAGGAGGTGGCCGCCGCGGTCGATTCGTGGGTGCGGGCGTACGCGTTCGGTGCGGCCGAGCCGGAGGAGATCGACACGCTCGGCATGACCGCCGCGCTGCGGCTGGCCGCGGAGCGTGCGTTGGCCGCGCTGCCGATCCGCCCCGACACGATCGTCCTGGACGGCAAGCACGACTTCCTCGGCGCGCCGTGGGCCGTGCGCTGCGTGATCAAGGGCGACCAGTCGTGCGTCGGCGTCGCGGCGGCCTCGGTGCTCGCGAAGGTGCATCGCGACGCGATGATGGCCGGGCTCGGCGAGACGTACCCCGAGTACGGCTTCGCGGGCAACGCCGGCTATCCGGCCCCGGTGCACCGGGCCGCGTTGGCCGAATTCGGCCCCACGCCCCACCACCGGATGTCGTGGGCGTACTGGGACGACCTGCCCGCGTGGCGGCATCTGAAGCGACCCCGCGTGGAGCCGGTCGTCGACGGTCAACTCGGCCTCGACCTGGGCTGA
- a CDS encoding winged helix-turn-helix transcriptional regulator, with translation MALGKDYGQQDCALARTLELVGERWTLLIVRDAFYGVRRYSDFLGHLDIPRAVLSGRLQTLVEAGVLDRRRYQESPPRDEYVLTERGIDLWPIIRAMARWGEQHVQNGVPCRIFRHEGCGGAVDPHGVCAVCGATVAPADTEVAPGPGANLLRRDDPVTRAMRQPHRLLEPLLP, from the coding sequence ATGGCTTTGGGCAAGGACTACGGACAGCAGGACTGCGCGCTCGCCCGCACGCTGGAACTCGTCGGCGAACGCTGGACGCTGTTGATCGTCCGGGACGCCTTCTACGGCGTGCGGCGCTACAGCGACTTCCTCGGGCACCTCGACATCCCGCGCGCGGTGCTCTCCGGCCGACTGCAGACGCTGGTCGAGGCCGGCGTGCTGGATCGGCGCCGCTACCAGGAGTCCCCGCCGCGCGACGAGTACGTGCTCACCGAGCGTGGCATCGACCTGTGGCCGATCATCCGGGCGATGGCCCGATGGGGCGAGCAGCACGTGCAGAACGGGGTGCCCTGCCGGATCTTCCGGCACGAGGGCTGCGGCGGGGCGGTCGACCCGCACGGGGTCTGCGCGGTGTGCGGGGCGACGGTCGCGCCGGCGGACACCGAGGTGGCGCCGGGGCCGGGGGCGAATCTGCTGCGCCGGGACGATCCGGTCACCCGCGCGATGCGGCAGCCGCATCGGTTGCTGGAGCCGCTGCTGCCTTGA